One Tolypothrix sp. NIES-4075 DNA segment encodes these proteins:
- a CDS encoding phage tail protein yields the protein MAQFSVNAQRFDPYKNFKFRVKWDGRYVAGVSKVGSLKKTTEVVKHREGGDPSSSRKSPGRTEYEAVMLERGVTHDTEFEKWANKVWNFGAGLGAEVSLKDFRKDIILEVYNEAGQLAIAYKLYRCWVSEFQALPDLDANANAIAIQHLKLENEGWERDIEVPEPTEPTFVEPPV from the coding sequence ATGGCTCAATTCAGTGTCAATGCACAGAGGTTTGATCCGTATAAGAATTTCAAGTTTCGCGTTAAGTGGGACGGACGATATGTAGCAGGAGTGAGCAAGGTTGGTTCGCTGAAAAAGACAACAGAGGTGGTAAAACATCGGGAAGGTGGAGATCCGAGCAGTTCGCGCAAGTCGCCGGGGCGCACAGAATATGAGGCGGTGATGCTGGAGCGGGGTGTCACTCACGATACTGAGTTCGAGAAGTGGGCTAACAAGGTCTGGAATTTTGGGGCTGGCTTGGGGGCTGAAGTGTCGCTAAAGGACTTCCGCAAGGACATTATTTTGGAGGTGTATAACGAGGCAGGACAGTTGGCGATCGCCTATAAACTTTACCGCTGTTGGGTTTCTGAGTTTCAAGCGTTACCCGACTTAGATGCAAATGCAAATGCGATTGCCATTCAACATCTCAAGCTAGAAAACGAAGGCTGGGAACGCGACATAGAAGTGCCTGAACCGACTGAACCCACATTTGTAGAACCGCCTGTTTAG